The genomic segment CCTAGAGACTCTGCCatctatcccctcctcctcccctagagACGCTGCCATctaatcccctcctcctcccctagagACGCTGCCATCTatcccctcccacctcctccctAGAGACGCTGCCatctatcccctcctcctcccctagagACTCTGCCATCTatcccctccacctcctcccctaCAGACTCTGCCATCTATTCCCATCCTTCCCCCCTAGAGACTCGGCCatctatcccctcctcctcccctagagACGCTGCCATctatcccctcctccctcccctagAGACGCTGCCatctatcccctcctcctcccctagagACTCTGACTACAGAAGAGGAGACATTGTCTGATATCTCTTCTGTATCTTGCTCCTCAGTCTCTGCCATGGTTCTCTTCTCTCCATCTTTCTGTCCTCAGTACTTGAGGCTTTCGAGCAGCGCTCCTTTAGCTGGAATGACATCCACCTACCTGCCCAGCTGTGTCCAGGATGTCCAGGTTTGCCGATTCATCATCAATCCGTATTCGAATTTTATAAGCATCCTCTGAAAATAAGCAAATAAttttcatgtcccaccctggagAAGGCAGCTCAAAGTGATCACCAATGGCCAGGTTATGCTACTCACCATTGATAGGTCAAAGTGATCACCAATGGACGGGCTATGCTACTCACCAATAGTAGCTCAAAGTGATCACCAATGGACGTGCTATGCTACTCACCAATGGTAGGACAAGTGATCACCAATGGCGGGCTATGCTACTCACCAATGGTATGTCAAAGTGATCACCAATGGCGGGGCTATGCTACTCACCAATGGTAGGTCAAAGTGATCACCAATGGACGGGCTATGCTACTCACCAATGGTAGGTCAAAGTGATCACCAATGGACGTGCTATGCTACTCACCAATGGTAGGTCAAAGTGATCACCAATGGACGTGCTATGCTACTCACCAATGGTAGGTCAAAGTGATCACCAATGGACGTGCTATGCTACTCACCAATGGTAGGTCAAAGTGATCACCAATGGACGGGCTATGCTACTCACCAATGGTAGGTCAAAGTGATCACCAATGGACGGGCTATGCTGCTCACCAATGGTAGGTCAAAGTGATCACCAATGGACGGGCTATGCTACTCACCAATGGTAGGTCAAAGTGATCACCAATGGCGGGGCTATGCTACTCACCAATGGTAGGTCAAAGTGATCACCAATGGACGGGCTATGCTACTCACCAATGGTAGGTCAAAGTGATCACCAATGGACGTGCTATGCTACTCACCAATGGTAGGTCAAAGTGATCACCAATGGACGTGCTATGCTACTCACCAATGGTAGGTCAAAGTGATCACCAATGGACGTGCTATGCTACTCACCAATGGTAGGTCAAAGTGATCACCAATGGACGTGCTATGCTACTCACCAATGGTAGGTCAAAGTGATCACCAATGGACGTGCTATGCTACTCACCAATGGTAGGTCAAAGTGATCACCAATGGACGGGCTATGCTGCTCACCAATGGTAGGTCAAAGTGATCACCAATGGACGTGCTATGCTACTCACCAATGGTAGGTCAAAGTGATCACCAATGGACGTGCTATGCTGCTCATCAATAGTAGGTCAAAGTGATCACCAATGGACGGGCTATGCTGCTCACCAATGGTAGGTCAAAGTGATCACCAATGGACGTGCTATGCTGCTCATCAATAGTAGGTCAAAGTGATCACCAATGGACGTGCTATGCTGCTCACCAATGGTAGGTCAAAGTGATCACCAATGGACGTGCTATGCTACTCACCAATGGTAGGTCAAAGTGATCACCAATGGACGGGCTATGCTGCTCATCAATAGTAGGTCAAAGTGATCACCAATGGACGGGCTATGTTACTCATCAATAGTAGCTCAAAGTGATTACCAATGGCCGGGCTATGCTACTCACCAATAGTAGGTCAAAGTGATTACCAATGGCCAGGTTATGCTACTCACCAATAGTAGGTCAAAGTGATTACCAATGGACGGGCTATGCTACTCATCAATAGTAGCTCAAAGTGATCACCAATGGACGTGCTATGCTACTCACCAATGGTAGGTCAAAGTGATTACCAATGGCCAGGTTATGCTACTCACCAATGGTAGGTCAAAGTGATCACCAATGGACGTGCTATGCTACTCACCAATGGTAGGTCAAAGTGATTACCAATGGCCAGGTTATGCTACTCACCAATGGTAGGTCAAAGTGATCACCAATGACGTGCTATGCTACTCACCAATGGTAGGTCAAAGTGATCACCAATGGACGGGCTATGCTACTCACCAATGGTAGGTCAAAGTGATCACCAATGGACGTGCTATGCTGCTCACCAATAGTAGGTCAAAGTGATCACCAAGGGACGGGCTATGCTGCTCACCAATGGCCGGGCTATGCTACTCATCAATAGTAGGTCAAAGTGATCACTAATGGCCAGGCTATGCTACTCACCAATAGTAGGTCAAAGTGATCACCAATGGCCGGGCTATGCTACTCACCAATGGTAGGGTCGTGGTCTTCTGGAAAGCGGTGGCTGATGAATTGCATGGTCATGGCTGTGGACATAAATGTGACGTTACACAGCAGCCAAATACAGAAGCTGGAGATAAAAGCCCCAATGAGCGATCTCCTGGTGCACTCACCGCTCTTCCCAACGCCGCCCGCTCCCAGCATGACCAGCTTGTACTCCCGTGGCTGCGGCGCTGGGGTGGTGGTGCGACTGCTGACCGGCTCCATCTGAAAATACATCCCATATGTCACGTATAAAAAGAACATCACAGAATAGAGAGGGGAGAGGGCGAGGGGAGAGAGCGCGGGCGAGGGGGAGGGggcggggagaggagagggcgCGGGGAGAGGGAGAGGGCGCGGGGAGAGGGCGCGGGAGAGGGCACGGGGAGAGGGAGAGGGCGCGGGGAGAGGCGCAGGGAGAACTGGGGCACAGACCTTCCCAATACACAGAGCCTCGGGGAACAACCCCAACAGGTACCAACATTGTGTGGAGCATAAAAACCGAATAGGACGAAGAGCCCCAAGGTCCATGACTTATCTGCACCACTCATCCCCCGACCTCCTCAGCTGTAACCCTTGTACAAGTGCCCACCTCTCCAGCTCCTCTTCCTCCCCCCCTTCTCTTTCCTTGCCACCTCTCCACCTCCTACTGTTGCCCCCCTCCCTCACCTCCTGCCCCCCCTCCTTCCacctcctgcccccccctccttccaCCTCCTGCCCCCCTCCTTCCAcctcctgccccctcctcctcattcctcttgccctccctcctcctcattccctcttgcccccccctcctccacttgcaccccccccctcctcctccacttgcaccccccctcctcctcctcctcctccacttgcaccccccctcctcctccacttgcacccccccctcctcctcctccacttgcaccccccccctcctcctcctccacttgcacccccccccctcctcctcctccacttgcaccccccccctcctcctcattcctcttgccccccctcctcctcattcctcttgccccccctcctcctcattcctcttgcccccacccccctcctcctccacttgcaccccccccctcctcctccacttgcaccccccccctcctcctccacttgcacccccccccctcctcctccacttgcaccccccctctcctcctccacttgcaccccccctcctcctcctcctcttgcaccccccccctcctcctcctcttgcatcccccctcctcctgctcttcttCTTGTCCCCCGGCCCCCCGGGATTAGCACCTCTGATCCCCTACCTCTGGAtgggaagatggcggctggtcGGGGAGTGGAGAGGCAGAGGACCTTTGCTGACGTCACGATCATGTGATCAGTGTTGGCGGAGTCAGGCTCCAGGGGGAGGGGCGGGTCCTCACACCAGGAAGTGAATCcagaaaaatataatatatagtatccAGAGCCCCGGGGAGACACCAAAACCACCGACTACTCTACGCCCCTCAGCTGTCGGGGGGagacatcagtgttatatagtatgggggggggggtatctgtgttatgtagtatgggggggggaggtatctgtgttatgtagtatggggggaggtatctgtgttatgtagtatgggggggggggaggtatctgtgttatgtagtatgggggggggggaggtatctgtgttatgtagtatgggggggggaggtatctgtgttatgtagtatgggggggaggtatctgtgttatgtagtatgggggggaggtatctgtgttatgtagtatgggggggaggtatctgtgttatgtagtatgggggggaggtatctgtgttatgtagtatgggggggaggtatctgtgttatgtagtatggggggggggtatctgtgttatgtagtatggggggggaggtatctgtgttatgtagtatggggggggggaggtatctgtgttatgtagtatgggggggaggtatctgtgttatgtagtatggggggaggtatctgtgttatgtagtatgggggggaggtatcagtgttatgtagtatggggaggtatctgtgttatgtagtatgggggggaggtatctgtgttatgtagtatggggggaggtatcagtgttatgtagtatggggggggaggtatctgtgttatgtagtatggggggggaggtatctgtgttatgtagtatgggggggggaggtatctgtgttatatagtatggggggggggtatctgtgttatgtagtatggggggggggaggtatctgtgttatgtagtatgggggggaggtatctgtgttatgtagtatggggggggggaggtatctgtgttatgtagtatggggggggaggtatcgtgttatgtagtatgggggggaggtatctgtgttatgtagtatgggggggaggtatctgtgttatgtagtatggggggggaggtatctgtgttatgtagtatggggggggtatctgtgttatgtagtatgggggggaggtatctgtgttatgtagtatgggggggggaggtatctgtgttatgtagtatgggggaggtatctgtgttatgtagtatggggggggaggtatctgtgttatgtagtatgggggggaggtatctgtgttatgtagtatgggggggaggtatctgtgttatgtagtatgggggggggtatctgtgttatgtagtatgggggggaggtatctgtgttatgtagtatgggggggaggtatctgttgttatgtagtatggggggggaggtatctgtgttatgtagtatggggggggaggtatctgtgttatgtagtatgggggggggtatctgtgttatgtagtatgggggggaggtatctgtgttatgtagtatgggggggggaggtatctgtgttatgtagtatgggggggggaggtatctgtgttatgtagtatggggggggaggtatctgtgttatgtagtatgggggggggaggtatctgtgttatgtagtatgggggggaggtatctgtgttatgtagtatgggtggaggtatctgtgttatgtagtatgggggggaggtatctgtgttatgtagtatggggggggaggtatctgtgttatgtagtatgggggggggaggtatctgtgttatgtagtatgggggggaggtatctgtgttatgtagtatgggggggggtatctgtgttatgtagtatgggggggaggtatctgtgttatgtagtatggggggaggtatctgtgttatgtagtatggggggggaggtatctgtgttatgtagtatggggggggaggtatctgtgttatgtagtatggggggaggtatctgtgttatgtagtatggggggggaggtatctgtgttatgtagtatggggggggaggtatctgtgttatgtagtatgggggggggaggtatctgtgttatgtagtatgggggggggtatctgtgttatgtagtatggggggaggtatctgtgttatgtagtatggggggggaggtatctgtgttatgtagtatggggggggaggtatctgtgttatgtagtatgggggggaggtatctgtgttatgtagtatgggggggaggtatctgtgttatgtagtatggggggggaggtatctgtgttatgtagtatgggggagaggtatctgtgttatgtagtatggggggggaggtatctgtgttatgtagtatggggggggaggtatctgtgttatgtagtatgggggggaggtatctgtgttatgtagtatgggggggggtatctgtgttatgtagtatgggggggaggtatctgtgttatgtagtatggggggggaggtatctgtgttatgtagtatggggggggaggtatctgtgttatgtagtatgggggggggtatctgtgttatgtagtatggggggggtatctgtgttatgtagtatggggggggaggtatctgtgttatgtagtatgggggggaggtatctgtgttatgtagtatgggggggaggtatctgtgttatgtagtatggggggggaggtatctgtgttatgtagtatggggggggaggtatctgtgttatgtagtatggggggggtatctgtgttatgtagtatggggggggtatctgtgttatgtagtatggggggaggtatctgtgttatgtagtatggggggggaggtatctgtgttatgtagtatgggggggggtatctgtgttatgtagtatgggggggggaggtatctgtgttatgtagtatgggggggggggtatctgtgttatgtagtatggggggggaggtatctgtgttatgtagtatgggggggggaggtatctgtgttatgtagtatggggggaggtatctgtgttatgtagtatggggggaggtatctgtgttatgtagtatgggggggggtatctgtgttatgtagtatgggggggggaggtatctgtgttatgtagtatgggggggggtatctgtgttatgtagtatggggggggaggtatctgtgttatgtagtatggggggaggtatctgtgttatgtagtatggggggggaggtatctgtgttatgtagtatggggggaggtatctgtgttatgtagtatgggggggggaggtatctgtgttatgtagtatggggggggaggtatctgtgttatgtagtatgggggggaggtatctgtgttatgtagtatggggggggaggtatctgtgttatgtagtatgggggggaggtatctgtgttatatagtatgggggggaggtatctgtgttatgtagtatggggggggaggtatctgtgttatgtagtattgggggggaggtatctgtgttatgtagtatgg from the Engystomops pustulosus unplaced genomic scaffold, aEngPut4.maternal MAT_SCAFFOLD_105, whole genome shotgun sequence genome contains:
- the RIT1 gene encoding GTP-binding protein Rit1, with the translated sequence MDLGALRPIRFLCSTQCWYLLGLFPEALCIGKMEPVSSRTTTPAPQPREYKLVMLGAGGVGKSAMTMQFISHRFPEDHDPTIEDAYKIRIRIDDESANLDILDTAGQVGGCHSS